One stretch of Rana temporaria chromosome 10, aRanTem1.1, whole genome shotgun sequence DNA includes these proteins:
- the LOC120916038 gene encoding interferon-inducible GTPase 5-like: MDSQELNYAFPQNQLQEMNMAFENGDFLQAAEKVKKSLVGINDIPLNIAVTGESGSGKSTFINVIRGLGDEDEGSAKTGVVETTVVATPYSHPRHRNVNYYDLPGFGTTRFNPNKYLELVELTQFDFFLIIASERFRDCHIQLAQAISSMGKKFYFVRSKIDADLSAFKRHRRSSYNEEQMLMEIRNNCIMGLHAGGIMCPRVFLLSCLELEKYDFYLMQETLENELPIHKRHVFLLSLPNIYSQALKSKRDYFRTQIWKRALVSAGKASIPIPGFSPDSDIDLLVNTMKEYKEAFGLDQRSLNCLAKTFDKDINDLQTVIRHKLVLKEITYDLVVNLLNRRELTAAALMVTEYAAGTVPLLGSVAAGAVAFGTAYWLLYSFLNDIADDAGRVLSRALENTG; this comes from the coding sequence ATGGATTCCCAAGAGCTGAACTATGCCTTCCCTCAAAACCAACTGCAGGAGATGAACATGGCCTTTGAAAATGGTGATTTTTTACAAGCGGCTGAAAAGGTCAAGAAATCCCTCGTAGGAATCAACGACATCCCATTAAATATTGCGGTTACTGGAGAATCTGGCTCCGGTAAGTCCACCTTTATCAACGTCATCCGTGGTCTGGGGGACGAGGATGAAGGTTCTGCAAAGACCGGAGTGGTTGAGACAACAGTGGTGGCCACACCTTACTCACACCCCCGGCATAGAAATGTGAATTACTACGACCTTCCAGGCTTTGGGACAACCCGTTTTAATCCAAATAAATATCTGGAATTAGTTGAGCTGACTCAGTTCGACTTCTTTCTCATCATCGCATCAGAGCGCTTTAGGGATTGTCACATTCAATTGGCCCAGGCCATCAGCAGCATGGGCAAGAAGTTTTACTTTGTCAGAAGTAAAATTGATGCTGATTTGAGCGCCTTCAAAAGACACAGAAGGAGCAGCTACAACGAGGAACAAATGCTCATGGAAATTCGGAACAACTGCATTATGGGACTCCATGCTGGAGGAATCATGTGTCCACGAGTCTTCCTTCTCTCGTGCTTGGAGCTGGAAAAATATGACTTCTACCTCATGCAGGAAACGTTGGAGAATGAGCTTCCAATTCACAAGAGGCATGTGTTCCTTCTATCCTTACCCAACATCTACTCCCAAGCCCTGAAGAGTAAAAGAGATTATTTTAGAACGCAGATATGGAAACGTGCTCTTGTCTCGGCAGGAAAAGCCTCAATCCCGATACCGGGATTTTCGCCTGATAGCGATATTGACCTCTTGGTAAACACTATGAAGGAATACAAGGAAGCTTTTGGACTGGATCAAAGATCTCTTAACTGTCTGGCCAAGACGTTTGATAAGGATATCAATGATTTGCAGACTGTGATCCGACACAAGCTGGTCTTGAAGGAAATTACATATGACCTGGTTGTCAACTTGTTGAACAGACGAGAACTGACTGCGGCGGCACTCATGGTAACGGAATATGCAGCTGGGACAGTACCTCTGTTAGGAAGCGTGGCTGCTGGAGCCGTGGCCTTTGGTACAGCATATTGGTTGCTCTATAGCTTCCTGAACGACATTGCTGATGATGCCGGGAGAGTCCTTTCAAGGGCATTAGAGAATACTGGTTAA